The Primulina eburnea isolate SZY01 chromosome 6, ASM2296580v1, whole genome shotgun sequence genome contains a region encoding:
- the LOC140835064 gene encoding elongation factor Tu, chloroplastic produces the protein MASISAAAVPSTTATKLGYASAPSLSNPISSKPTKVILSSSFTPSLSATLFLQPATATNAPLRRFTIRAARGKFERKKPHVNIGTIGHVDHGKTTLTAALTMALASVGNSAPKKYDEIDAAPEERARGITINTATVEYETETRHYAHVDCPGHADYVKNMITGAAQMDGAILVVSGADGPMPQTKEHILLAKQVGVPNMVVFLNKEDQVDDEELIQLVELEVRELLSSYEFPGDDIPIVCGSALLALEALMENPKIKRGENKWVDKIYKLMDEVDSYIPIPQRQTDLPFLMAVEDVFSITGRGTVATGRIERGTVKIGDTVDLVGLKDTRSTTVTGVEMFQKILDDAMAGDNVGLLLRGIQKLDIQRGMVLAKPGTITPHKKFVAIVYVLKKEEGGRHSPFFAGYRPQFYMRTTDVTGKVNSIMNDKDEESKMVMPGDRVKMEVELIMPVACEQGMRFAIREGGKTVGAGVIQSIIE, from the coding sequence ATGGCATCAATTTCCGCTGCAGCCGTACCCTCCACTACCGCCACAAAATTGGGATACGCCTCCGCCCCTTCTCTCTCGAATCCCATTTCTTCAAAACCCACCAAAGTCATCCTATCCTCTTCCTTCACACCCTCCTTATCCGCTACCCTCTTCCTTCAACCCGCCACTGCCACCAACGCGCCGCTCCGACGCTTCACAATCCGCGCCGCGCGTGGAAAATTTGAGCGGAAAAAGCCACATGTCAACATCGGCACCATTGGCCATGTCGACCATGGGAAAACCACCCTCACTGCTGCGCTTACCATGGCTTTAGCTTCCGTCGGTAACTCTGCTCCTAAGAAATACGATGAAATCGATGCTGCCCCTGAAGAAAGAGCTCGTGGGATTACTATTAATACAGCTACCGTTGAGTATGAGACTGAGACACGACACTATGCTCACGTTGATTGCCCGGGACATGCTGATTATGTTAAGAATATGATTACTGGAGCTGCCCAAATGGATGGAGCGATTTTGGTGGTTTCTGGGGCTGATGGACCAATGCCGCAAACGAAAGAACATATTTTGTTGGCGAAGCAAGTCGGGGTTCCGAATATGGTGGTTTTCTTAAATAAAGAAGATCAAGTTGATGATGAGGAGTTGATTCAGTTGGTGGAGCTTGAGGTAAGGGAGTTATTGTCTTCTTATGAGTTTCCTGGTGATGATATTCCTATCGTTTGCGGTTCTGCATTGCTTGCTTTAGAGGCCTTAATGGAGAATCCCAAGATTAAGAGAGGGGAAAATAAGTGGGTAGACAAGATTTACAAGTTAATGGATGAGGTAGATTCTTACATTCCTATTCCTCAGAGGCAGACTGATTTGCCATTTCTGATGGCGGTTGAGGATGTTTTCTCGATTACGGGTAGAGGGACTGTGGCTACCGGTAGGATAGAGAGAGGGACTGTTAAGATTGGTGATACTGTGGATCTTGTGGGATTGAAGGATACTAGGTCCACGACTGTGACAGGAGTTGAGATGTTTCAGAAGATATTGGATGATGCCATGGCTGGAGACAATGTTGGGTTGCTGTTGAGAGGTATTCAAAAGCTTGATATTCAGAGGGGTATGGTGCTGGCAAAGCCGGGAACCATCACTCCGCATAAGAAATTTGTGGCAATTGTTTATGTGTTGAAGAAGGAAGAGGGTGGAAGGCATTCCCCTTTCTTTGCAGGATATAGACCTCAGTTTTACATGAGGACTACTGACGTGACAGGGAAGGTGAATTCCATTATGAATGACAAGGATGAGGAGTCAAAGATGGTGATGCCCGGTGACCGTGTCAAGATGGAGGTTGAGCTAATTATGCCGGTTGCTTGTGAGCAGGGAATGAGATTTGCCATCAGAGAGGGAGGCAAAACTGTAGGCGCGGGTGTCATTCAGTCCATTATTGAGTGA
- the LOC140835065 gene encoding probable serine/threonine-protein kinase WNK3: protein MPQDSAAESDPDDSDSEPEFVEVDTSGRYGRYKEVLGKGAFKKVYRAFDEREGIEVAWNQVKIADLMRNSVDFGRLYSEVHLLKTLKHKNIIKFYNSWIDPKNEHINFITEIFTSGTLRQYRKKHKHVDLRALKNWSRQILEGLSYLHSHDPPVIHRDLKCDNIFVNGNQGEVKIGDLGLAAILQQARAAHSVIGTPEFMAPELYEEEYNELVDVYAFGMSLLELVTFEYPYVECANAAQIYKKVTAGIKPASLEKVKDPGVRSFIEKCISKVSERLSARELLMDPFLLPDEESGSRDRWLQSQPSDSDDNGNQLDQGKSPEDSMPEGSRDFTVQGQRKDHNTIFLKLRIADSSGHIRNIHFPFDIEVDTSTAVASEMVEELDLTEHDVSVISAMIDSEIRSHIPDWAPIEISGDNVSGEIISESGESGALDDASPITNDSGPFVLERLPSGRKYWSDSPKASGETSPLRPGPSTLLAESVASVDSLSEENLRSPSGHGDMNPDHFTSLLGHVEYYSDCESNVKKEANSGPPDSEVGIPYNRSFSFEKISIQHETDSTNVRIIVDKLEHLLDEQLRELGDLHKKHELAVMDLLNDLPQETRQEVLSICHQKLCEHKWHHTQYK, encoded by the exons CGGCGGAATCCGACCCGGACGATTCCGATTCCGAGCCTGAGTTTGTTGAGGTTGATACCTCTGGTCGATACGGTCGG TATAAAGAAGTGCTTGGGAAAGGAGCTTTCAAGAAAGT ATATAGGGCATTTGATGAACGGGAAGGAATAGAGGTAGCTTGGAATCAAGTTAAAATTGCTGATCTCATGAGGAATTCCGTTGATTTTGGGAGGTTGTATTCCGAAGTTCACTTACTAAAAACTCTCAAGCAcaaaaatattatcaaattcTACAATTCTTGGATCGATCCCAAGAACGAGCATATCAACTTCATAACCGAAATTTTCACATCCGGGACTCTGCGACA GTATCGGAAGAAACACAAGCATGTTGACTTGAGGGCACTGAAAAATTGGTCAAGACAAATCCTGGAGGGCCTTTCGTATCTTCATAGCCATGACCCACCTGTTATTCACAGGGACTTAAAGTGTGACAATATTTTCGTTAATGGAAATCAAGGGGAAGTGAAAATTGGTGATCTAGGACTTGCTGCTATACTTCAACAGGCACGTGCAGCTCATAGTGTTATAG GCACACCGGAATTCATGGCTCCAGAGCTTTATGAGGAGGAATACAACGAACTTGTAGATGTATATGCTTTTGGTATGTCCTTGCTGGAGCTAGTGACCTTTGAGTATCCGTATGTTGAATGTGCTAATGCTGCTCAGATATATAAGAAAGTGACAGCG GGAATAAAACCTGCATCATTGGAAAAGGTGAAGGATCCGGGAGTCCGGTCTTTTATAGAGAAGTGCATCTCAAAAGTCTCTGAGAGGTTGTCGGCCAGAGAACTTCTGATGGACCCATTTCTCCTACCTGATGAGGAATCTGGAAGTAGAGATCGCTGGTTGCAATCCCAACCCTCGGATTCAG ATGACAATGGCAATCAGCTTGACCAAGGAAAATCCCCTGAAGACTCTATGCCTGAGGGAAGTCGAGATTTCACAGTGCAGGGTCAAAGAAAAGACCATAATACGATCTTTTTGAAACTTCGAATTGCAGATTCATCAG GTCATATTCGAAACATTCACTTCCCATTTGATATTGAGGTGGATACTTCAACTGCTGTTGCTAGTGAGATGGTTGAAGAGCTCGACCTAACTGAGCATGATGTCTCAGTTATTAGTGCAATGATTGATTCTGAAATCCGATCCCATATTCCTGATTGGGCTCCTATAGAAATCTCTGGCGATAATGTTAGTGGTGAGATTATTTCAGAAAGTGGTGAATCTGGAGCTCTGGATGATGCTTCCCCCATTACTAATGATTCTGGCCCATTTGTTCTGGAAAGATTACCATCCGGCCGGAAGTATTGGTCTGATTCTCCCAAAGCTAGTGGGGAAACCTCACCACTTAGGCCTGGGCCATCTACCTTGTTGGCAGAGTCGGTAGCCTCTGTAGACAGCTTGTCTGAAGAAAATTTACGATCTCCTAGTGGCCATGGAGATATGAACCCTGACCATTTTACTTCCTTGCTCGGTCATGTGGAATATTATTCTGATTGTGAGAGTAATGTAAAAAAGGAAGCAAATTCTGGACCCCCTGATTCAGAAGTTGGTATTCCTTACAACCGTTCTTTTTCGTTTGAGAAAATCTCAATACAACACGAAACAGATTCAACTAACGTCAGAATTATTGTTGATAAGCTAGAGCATCTATTGGATGAGCAGCTTAGGGAGCTGGGCGATCTTCATAAGAAGCATGAACTAGCTGTTATGGATCTTCTGAATGACCTTCCCCAAGAGACTCGTCAGGAGGTTCTTAGCATCTGCCATCAAAAGCTATGCGAACATAAATGGCACCATACACAGTACAAATAG
- the LOC140833611 gene encoding pachytene checkpoint protein 2 homolog, translated as MTAAETSVPMDITTQNPAECQFLEQDVSVTDPPAAPSARPPDPPIYNEDKVLVSVEVLLKPSSTTRFDDVRSTVESMIEKRSMRYADSSIPVPMDNSFLVDNVQRICICDTDTWVENHDILLGKSDSSSMFFRRPAIWNRRPFTVAYKYLFIALYSIKALKYESSSIDLDS; from the exons ATGACAGCTGCTGAAACGAGTGTTCCCATGGATATCACCACGCAGAACCCTGCCGAATGCCAGTTTCTCGAACAAGACGTTTCTGTTACTGACCCACCAGCTGCACCATCTGCTCGCCCTCCTGATCCGCCTATATACAACGAAGATAAAGTCCTCGTTTCAG TTGAAGTTTTATTGAAACCTTCCAGTACAACTCGGTTTGATGATGTCAGGTCAACAGTCGAAAG TATGATCGAAAAGAGAAGCATGAGATATGCTGATAGCTCAATCCCGGTTCCTATGGATAATTCATTTCTTGTAGATAATGTACAAAGGATATGTATATGTGATACAG ACACGTGGGTTGAAAATCACGATATTCTACTTGGCAAGTCAGACTCGTCATCGATGTTTTTCAG GAGACCAGCCATCTGGAATAGGCGTCCTTTCACAGTGGCTTATAAGTACCTCTTTATTGCTTTGTATTCAATAAAGGCCTTAAAATATGAATCCTCATCCATTGATTTAGATAGTTAA
- the LOC140835551 gene encoding uncharacterized protein: MKIKSKNHEPENYANIIKAVAQAWHGHSSSPVIESTSEFDGHRLCFQSKPTRFKIQASREEVPPPGVKKWDFAKSLWDSYEIVNVSRKLERCLLNMDDPFSESNRVKQVPVKRGNESKNSLRNLFKISSRRFSEVDFSSDRG, from the coding sequence ATGAAGATCAAAAGCAAGAACCATGAACCAGAAAACTATGCCAATATCATCAAGGCAGTGGCACAGGCCTGGCATGGACACTCCAGCAGCCCCGTGATCGAGTCCACTTCGGAGTTCGACGGGCACAGACTGTGCTTCCAGTCGAAACCGACCCGGTTCAAGATCCAGGCGTCGCGGGAAGAAGTTCCTCCACCTGGTGTGAAGAAATGGGATTTCGCTAAGTCGCTCTGGGACTCTTATGAGATTGTGAATGTATCCAGGAAGTTGGAGAGATGCTTGTTGAATATGGATGATCCGTTTTCGGAGTCGAACAGGGTGAAGCAGGTTCCGGTCAAGAGGGGGAATGAGAGCAAGAATAGCCTGAGGAATTTGTTTAAGATATCTTCAAGGAGATTCAGTGAAGTTGATTTTTCGTCAGATCGAGGGTAG